The following coding sequences are from one Triticum dicoccoides isolate Atlit2015 ecotype Zavitan chromosome 4A, WEW_v2.0, whole genome shotgun sequence window:
- the LOC119285840 gene encoding receptor protein kinase TMK1-like, protein MGRDSHLVLLAVLLFSSLVAAAKSADEDVIFGLAKLLSNPPSSWGAGGDVCVFDGITCERGGSGRVTSIDLGDMGLTGTLPTSLSSLTALKELHLQGNALHGDFPSLAGCTDLTRLVLDGNWFTSLPSDFLKDLPSLQYLSLEDLPLKPWSVPDAIVGSSLLETFSASNASIAGAFPAVLANLSSLRSLRLSYNNLTGGLPAGLAELIALESLQLNNQMSDGKLSGSIDVVAAMKNLRLLWIQSNKFTGPIPDFSNSQLEALNVRDNRLTGVVPASLYEIKTLRNVSLTNNLFQGPMPDFRGVNVDLAADTVSRFCQSRPGPCDPLVTTLLAVAAGFGYPAELAETWNGNTPCGNWIGIVCSNGDVSIFDLHNRGLSGTISPAIANLTSVGKLDLSNNHLTGVIPDTLTTMSNLKIFIVSNNSLDSELPKFKPSVKVLADGNQFGKSDSGSQSVSAGALKWKSDAGMIIGILVAVVLLVIIVGLFVHHRRKKNAEKFRPVSSKGSADESEMMKIQVVETNWSANGNTAVPADYSQVSAGSANITHLFESHGMQLPIEVLLKATDNFNEDCILGKGGFGVVFKGNLNERLVAVKRCDSGTMGTKGQQEFMAEIDVLTKVRHRHLVGLLGYCTHGYERLLVYEYMSGGTLREHLCDLQRSGYTPLTWTQRMTIALDVARGIEYLHGLAQETFIHRDLKPSNILLDQDLRAKVSDFGLVKLANDTDKSMMTRVAGTFGYLAPEYATTGKVTTKVDVYAYGVILMEMITGRKVLDDSLPDDETHLVTIFRRNMLDKEKFRKFVDPTLDLGPEAWKSLLEVADLARHCTAREQNQRPDMCHCVNRLSSLLDEWKPTEVDDDDECETSEMHLNQQLEKWRCDDFTISDSDTFSTFNM, encoded by the exons ATGGGGAGGGATTCGCACCTCGTCCTTCTCGCCGTCCTCCTCTTCTCCTCCCTCGTCGCCGCCGCAAAATCTGCCGACGAGGACGTCATATTTGGCCTCGCCAAGTTGTTGTCCAACCCGCCCTCGTCCTGGGGTGCCGGCGGCGACGTCTGCGTCTTCGACGGCATCACCTGCGAGCGCGGCGGCTCGGGCCGGGTCACCTCCATCGACCTCGGGGACATGGGACTCACCGGGACCCTGCCCACCTCCCTGTCTTCCCTCACTGCGCTCAAGGAGTTGCATCTCCAGGGCAACGCACTACACGGCGACTTCCCATCGCTCGCCGGCTGCACCGACCTCACCCGCCTTGTGCTCGACGGCAATTGGTTTACCTCCCTCCCAAGTGACTTCCTCAAAGACCTGCCCTCCCTGCAATACCTCAGCCTGGAGGACCTGCCACTCAAGCCGTGGTCCGTCCCTGACGCCATTGTCGGCTCCTCCTTACTCGAAACCTTCTCCGCCTCCAATGCCTCCATTGCGGGTGCCTTCCCGGCGGTTCTCGCCAACCTGTCATCGTTGAGGTCTCTGCGGCTGTCATATAATAACCTCACTGGTGGACTCCCTGCCGGGCTGGCTGAGCTGATTGCCCTAGAGAGTCTGCAGCTGAACAACCAGATGTCGGATGGGAAGCTGTCAGGGTCTATTGATGTTGTTGCTGCAATGAAGAACCTAAGGCTGCTGTGGATCCAGTCTAACAAATTCACGGGCCCGATTCCGGATTTTAGCAACTCACAGCTAGAGGCGTTGAATGTCAGGGACAACAGGCTTACTGGTGTGGTGCCAGCCTCACTCTATGAGATCAAGACACTGCGTAATGTGTCACTGACTAATAATCTTTTTCAGGGGCCGATGCCTGATTTTCGTGGTGTAAATGTAGACCTTGCTGCTGACACTGTGAGCAGGTTCTGTCAGTCAAGGCCTGGGCCATGTGATCCGCTGGTTACAACTCTGCTTGCGGTGGCCGCAGGGTTTGGATACCCAGCTGAACTTGCGGAAACGTGGAATGGGAACACACCATGTGGTAATTGGATTGGTATTGTATGCTCAAATGGGGATGTTAGCATTTTTGATTTGCACAATCGTGGTTTGTCAGGGACGATATCGCCGGCTATTGCAAACCTGACTAGTGTTGGAAAGCTAGATCTCTCAAATAATCACCTCACTGGGGTGATACCGGATACTTTGACGACAATGTCAAACCTGAAAATTTTCATTGTCTCAAATAATAGCCTCGATAGTGAACTGCCCAAGTTTAAGCCTTCAGTCAAGGTACTGGCCGACGGAAACCAGTTTGGGAAATCAGATAGTGGTTCCCAGAGTGTTTCTGCAGGTGCACTGAAATGGAAGTCGGATGCTGGCATGATTATTGGAATTCTTGTAGCTGTGGTTCTTCTTGTTATCATTGTTGGGCTTTTTGTACATCATCGGAGGAAGAAGAATGCAGAGAAGTTCAGGCCAGTCTCATCGAAGGGGTCTGCTGATGAATCTGAGATGATGAAAATTCAGGTGGTTGAAACAAATTGGAGTGCCAATGGAAATACCGCAGTTCCAGCTGATTACAGCCAGGTGAGTGCTGGTAGCGCAAACATTACTCATCTGTTTGAGTCCCACGGAATGCAATTGCCTATTGAAGTGCTGCTAAAGGCCACAGACAACTTTAATGAGGACTGTATTTTAGGTAAAGGGGGGTTTGGGGTGGTCTTCAAGGGGAACCTCAATGAGAGGTTGGTTGCTGTGAAGAGGTGTGACAGTGGCACTATGGGGACTAAAGGGCAGCAAGAGTTCATGGCTGAGATTGATGTGCTTACGAAAGTAAGGCATCGACACTTGGTTGGACTACTTGGGTACTGTACCCATGGCTACGAGAGGCTCCTGGTCTATGAGTATATGTCTGGTGGAACATTGCGTGAGCACCTATGTGATCTTCAGCGGAGTGGTTATACTCCTCTTACATGGACACAGAGAATGACAATAGCTTTGGATGTTGCGAGGGGGATAGAATATTTGCATGGCTTGGCACAGGAGACTTTCATCCATAGGGATCTGAAGCCTTCCAATATACTGCTGGACCAGGATTTAAGAGCCAAGGTATCAGACTTTGGGTTGGTCAAGCTTGCTAATGACACAGACAAATCAATGATGACAAGGGTGGCAGGGACATTTGGATACCTTGCGCCTGAATACGCCA CTACAGGGAAAGTAACTACAAAAGTTGACGTTTATGCATATGGTGTCATACTAATGGAGATGATAACTGGAAGGAAAGTACTTGATGACTCATTACCTGATGATGAAACACATCTTGTAACAATCTTCCGAAGAAATATGCTTGACAAAGAGAAGTTCAGAAAGTTTGTGGATCCTACACTAGACCTCGGTCCTGAGGCTTGGAAGAGCCTGCTGGAGGTAGCTGATCTTGCCCGGCATTGCACAGCACGAGAGCAAAACCAGAGGCCCGACATGTGCCACTGTGTGAACCGACTTTCCAGTCTGCTTGATGAGTGGAAGCCTacagaagttgatgatgatgacgagtgcGAGACAAGTGAGATGCATCTCAACCAGCAACTTGAGAAATGGAGGTGTGATGATTTTACCATATCAGATTCAGATACGTTCAGCACATTCAATATGTAA